The window AGAGGATGGACAAGAATGAgaagaagcaagaagaaaTCATGGGTCAGTTGTCAAAAATTTTGGAGTTAATGTCAACAGATAAAGGGAAGAGAGCGGCAGGGAGTTCTGGTGCACCAGAAGATGCTCAACAGACAGAAGCCAATACAGACCCTGTGTATCCACCATGATTCACACCACCACCTGCAAAGAATGTGACTATCCCCATGCCATCGATGGGCTAATATCCATTTTTTGAGATGCCAATGCCTATAGGGCCACCACCGACTTATGCCCAACAGAGGCCAATTGGAGGGGCAAGTCCTTCAGATCCCATCTCTATACCTAATCTGGACGATCCAAAGGAACAAGAGAAGCTCAATTGTGGATCCGTTGAATCGAAGGACAATCCTGATACCCACAAAAAATTTAACCTTTTTGAGGAGAGACTACGCATGATAGAAGGAATGGGAATGTATTATTCTATGGATGCAATCGAACTCTGTCTTGTTTCAGATGTGGTTATACCcccaaaattcaaagttcCAGACTTTGAAAAGTATGATGGAACTAAGTGCTCGGTCACACACATCACCATGTATTGTAGAAGGATGGTTGCATATGCCCATGATGACAAGCTCTTGATACATTGCTTCCGAGATAGCCTCACTGGTGTTGCAGTAAAGTGGTACGTCCAACTGGACTGCAATCGAATCCACACGTGGAAAGACCTTGCTCAGGCGTTTGTAGCTCAGTAGAAGCATGTTACAGATATGGCTTCGGATCGCCTTTCTTTACAAAACATGGAGAATAAACCCACTGAAAGCTTCAAAGAATATGCTCAAAGATGGAGGAATGTGGCCTCTCAAGTTGACTGGGAAAGAGACCACCGTAATGTTTGTTAACACCCTGCAGGCCCCTTACTATGAATGATTGGTTGGTAGTGCCACAAAGAACTTTGCTGATATGGTGATTTCAGGAGAGATGATAGGGACTGCCATTAAGCaaaggaagatagaaggaGGTGATACGACAAACACGAAGAAAGGGGGAACttttaagaagaaagaaggagAAGCCCAAGCCATCACTTCAGGACAACACCAAGGAGGAATATACAACCCTTACCAACCATATCCACCATACCCCTATTACCCAACTATGAACAACACTTCACAAAGCCCATACCTATACCCACCCATGCCAAATGCCTTTCCTAACCTGTACCCATATACTGCTATCCAACGGACACCTTACCCCACAAATATCCACCCACCTACTTCCACACCCGTTACAGCTTCAACCACACAACAAACAACACCTTCAAAAAACCATACTGTCAGTGAATCAAGACGATGGCGAAACAAGCAAGAGAAAGTGCAGTTTAACCCAATCCCAATCCCATATGCTGAACTCTTCACTCAGTTAGTTGCAAACCATTTGGTGGCACCTTTATACATAGAGCCATTAAAACCTCCATTTCCGAGATGGTATGACGCTTCCATCCATTGTGATTATCATTATGGAATTTAAGGTCACTCGATCGAGAATTGTATAGCATTTAAACATAAGGTGCAAGGGTTGATCAAGGCAGGAATcctgaatttttaaaaaaagccAGAATAGAATGTTAACAATAACCCACTGCTAAATCATGCTGGGGTAGGGATAAATGCAATCGAAAGGGAGGTGTATGTTAAAAGGAACATTTAGGAAGTGGAAACCCCCAGGGAGAAAGTATTTGAAGCCTTAATAAAGGCTGATATGCTCGAGGTTTGGTCGGAATGTCTTGATGTGAATGACTCGGGAGATGTCCAAGGACCATATTGCTTGTATCACAAAGGATGTGTGGGGCATTTAATCCAGGATTGTAGTTCTTTCCGGAAGGAAGTGCAAAGAATGATGGATGAATCAAGGATTGAGTTTTATGTGGAAGTTTCAGAGCCAACAGTAAACATGATATCCAAGGATTCCATTCACCCAGTGAAGATAAAGCCTTTAACTATTTTCATGAACCAAGAGAAGGGTCTGTGAAAGACAGAACCCATGCCAAAATGACCATCAAAGTCCCTAAACCTTTCCCCTACAAAGATGACAAAGCTGTCTTGTGGAACTATAATTGCAATGTACAAGTTTTGAATATGGGGAAATGGATGGCTAAATCTCAAGATGATGCTACAAATATAACTGGTGTTGGAGGGATTACCCGCAGCGGACGTTGCTATACATCAAAAGCATTGAAGAATCTCAAGAAggagaagggaaaagaaaaagaacaaaatctgagaaaagaaaaggtgcAATCTCAAGAATCAACAAATGGCTCAAAAGGATCGGTAACGGAAAAAGAAGCCGTCGAGTTCCTCAAGTTCATTAAACATAGTGAGTACAATGTGGTCGAGCAATTGAACAGGTTGCCTGCTCGTATTTCACTACTATCTTGGCTCTTTAGTTCGGAACCACATAGGAACTCTTTGATGAGGATTCTGAACTAAGCATATGTGGATCACGACATTTCAGTTTAAAATTTGGACTATATCATTGGGAACATTTTAGTGGGTAACATAATATCCTTTAACGATGAAGAAATCCTTTTTGGAGGTAGGGGAAACTACAAAGCCTTGCATATCACAACCAAGTGTAAAGGCTGTATCGTCCTAAAAGTGCTGTTTGATAACGGATCGTCCTTAAATGTGTTGCCCATGAGGATCTTGGCCCACTTACCCATCAACATGTCATACATGAGAAAGAGCTAGATGATCGTGAGAGCCTTTGATGGGACAAGAAGAGAAGTAGTAGGGGACATTGAGATACCGATAGAAATCGGCCCTTGTACCTTTACCATTGAGTTTTAAGTCATGGATATCGCTCcttcttataattatttattggGAAGACCTTGGATCCACATGGCTGGGGCTATACCTTCATCACTTCACCAAAAGGTCAAGTTCATCATGGATGGGAAGATTGTATGTGTTAACGGGAAAGAGGACTTACTCATAAGCAAGCCAGCGGATACTCCTTACGTGAAAGCGGCAGAAGAAGTGCCTGAATGTTCCTTCTGATCCTTCGAGTTCGTTAACACCACATACATTGGAGAAGGAACCACACCACCCATTTCGAGACTTTCGAAAACCACCAAGATGGCTGTCAGTCAGATAGTAGGGAAAGGATACCGAGCGAAAGCAGGATTGGGAAGAGAACTGTAAGGCATTAGAAGGCCCATACGTGCTACCCAAAATGGAAAAAGGTTTGGCTTGGGGTATAAGCCAActaagaaggaaagagaagaaatgatagCCGAAAGAAGAAGGGAAAGGTTGGTTCACTTTAAGGGGCATGAGTTGGAAAGCCATGGAATGACATATCCTCATCTCTAAGAGACATTTCGATCTAGAGGCTGTATCTTTCCTAAATCACTCATCGTCAGGAGCCGAGAATCAGTGTCAGCTTTAGGGGAAgccttttttaatttatcaataTGTGCAACGGAGGAAAGTAAAGAGCAGTCAGGAAATGTGGATGGGATTCCTACTACATAGCTTGGGCCACCGAAGTTGAAGTTGAGCAGTTGGACAACCATGTGTTTACCAGTCACTTGTGtttcaatttcaaagtaaTGCAAACTAAACATCCATGCTTATGCCCAAGAGCATTGGAAATTTCATGTATCGggctttttatcatttatcattctaATAAATTGACATGCGTAGTGCATTTCTCATACCTTCTCTCATGATTCACCATTTCCATTCTTGTCATctcatctttttattttaactatttatctATTCAGTAGCTCTACATCTTTCAATTCCCTTTACCTTTCAGGATTCCAAATAATGAATGCAAAAATGATAATGACAGTTGTTTTGaggttaattttgaaaaggatACAAGTGTCAGTGAACTTGACGATATAGAAAATGTGaaggattatgatttaacTCCGAACTTGTTAAGACTAGTAGAACAGGAGAGGAGACAAATTGTCCCACATCAAGAGACACTTGAAACGATTAATTTGGGAAATGAAGATAATAAGAAAGAAGTTAGAATTGGTACGATGTTGGCATCgactgaaaaagaaaaactaataaagctACTTCATGAATATGTAGATATGTTTGCATGGTCCTATCAAGATATGCCAAGACTTAATACAGACATTGTAGCCCATAAAATGCCTTTGAAACCCGAATGCAAAACAATTAAGCAAAAGTTGAGAAGAATGAAACCTGAAATGCTGTTGAAAATCAAGGAAGAGGTGAAAAGGCAATTCGACTCGGGATTCTTGGAAGTAGCGAAGTACCTTGAATGGGTTGCAAATATTGTCCTAGTGCCTAATAAAGATGGAAAAGTGAGAATGTGTGTGGATTATTGAGACTTGAATAGAGCAAGcccaaaagataatttttctcTGCCCCACATTGACACCCTTGTTGACAATACTGCCCGTCATTCCATGTTTCCTTTATGGATGGCTTTTCAGGGtataaccaaattaagatGGCACCAGAAGACAAAGAGAAAACTACCTTCATAACTATGTGGGGAACCTTTTGTTATAAGGTAATGCCATTTGGTTTGAAGAATGATGGGGCGACTTATCAACGAGCCATGGTGACTCTTTTCCATGACATGATGCATAAAGAGGTTGAggtgtatgtggatgatatgatTGTAAAAGCTCACAAAACAAAGGACCATGCGACCAATCTAGAAAGGTTATTTAAGAGGTTACAAAAGTTTTAGCTCAGATTAAATTCGGTAAAGTGCACTTTTGGAGTCACTTCAGGAAAGTTACTTGGTTTTGTCGTCAGTGAAAGAGGAATAGAAGTTGACCCAAATAAAGTTCAAGCAATCCGTGATTTGCCTCCTCCCAAAATGCAGAAAGAAGTTAGAGGATTCTTGGGAAGGTTGAATTATGTAGCCTGGTTCATATCATAACTCACACTCAAATGTGACCCAATCTTCAAGCTCCTTCACAAACACAATCCTAGGGCATGGAACGAGGGGTGCCAAGTGTCTTTTGACAAGATTAAAGAATGTCTGTTGAGTCCGCCAGTGTTGGTACCACCTATGGCCGGGAGACCCCTCTTCTTGTACTTGACAGTAAATGAAGGATCCATGGGATGTGTGTTGAGACAGCATGATGAAACtagtaagaaagaaagagcagTTTACTACTTGAGTAAAAAGTTCACTGAGTACGAGTCCAAGTATTCCTCGTTGGAAAAAATGTGTTGTGCTTTAGCATGGACGGCGCATCTACTCAAGCAGTACATGATATATCATACCACTTGGCTCATTACGAAATTAGATCCTATTAAATACGTCTTCGAGAAACCATCCTTATCAGGTAGAGTGGTAAGATGGCAAGTGTTGTTGTCTGAATATGATATTGTATATGTGTCCCAAAAAGCTATCAAAGGAAGTGCAATCGTTGATTTTCTGGCGAAAAGGGTGGAAGAAGATTATGAACCCATGGAGTTTGAGTTTCTGGATGAGGACTTGATGTCAATATGCCTAACAAGTGAGGAGGAATCGGAGAAAGAGAATTGGAATATGTTTTTCGATGGAGCTTCGAATGCCTTGGGGCATGGCATAGGGGTTGTGTTAGTATCACCAGAAGAAGGTCATTATCCCATTATAGCCAAGCTCAATTTCTATTGCACCAATAATGTGGCTGAATATGAAGCTTGTGTCATGGGACTTCAGGTAGTAATTGAGAGGAAAATTCACATTATGAAAGTATTTGGGGATTctgctttggttatttatcAGTTACGAGGAGAATGGGAGACACGCCACTCGAAGTTAGTTCGGTATCATAAGTTTATTTCAAagttgattgaaaattttgataagattTGCTTCACCCATTTGCCCCTAGAGGAGAACCAAATAGTTGATGCATTAGCCACGCTGGCAGTAATGTTCAAAGTTGGTACCGATATCAAGATTCAACCCATCATGATTAATCTTCGATAGTGCCTCGTACACTACTCTAGTGTAGAGGAAGAAGTAGACGAGAAACCGTGGTACCATGATATTGTGCATTATCTCAAGTTCCAGCAGTATCCGGAGCAAagcttagaaaatgataagaaaaccaTTAGAAGGTTGGCAATGAATTTCTTCTTGGATGGGGACATCttatacaagagaagtagGGATCAAGTGTTTTTGAGATGTGTGGAGTCAATAGAAGCTCGGAGAATAGTTGAGGAAGTTCACGAAGAAATTTGTGGGGCACATGCAAGTGGGTATATGTTGGCAAGACAGGTCATGAGAGCAGGGTATTACTGGCTCACATTGGAAATGGATTGTATAGATTTCGCTCTAAAATGTCACAAGTGTCAGATATACAAAGACAAAATCCACACTCTTGCAAATTCACAGAATGTATTGACATCACCATGGCCATTCTCAATGTGAGGCATGGATGTGATTGGGTTAATAACCCCGAAGGCATCAAATGGGCATCTGTTTATTCTGGTAGCGATTGACTACTTCACTAAGTGGGTAGAAGCATCATCTTATGCCAATGTGACCCAGAAAGTGGTATGTAAGttcatccaaaaagaaataatatgccGCTATGGTCTCCCAGAAAGAATCATCACAAATAACGCTAGTAATCTCAATAGTTCAATGATGAAAGAGGTTTGTGCCAAGTTCAAGATCAAACATCACAATTCAGTGCCTTATCGCCCAAAAATGAATGGAGTGGTAGAAGCAGCCAACAAGAACATCAAAAGgataattgaaaagatgacAGATGTATACAAAGATTGGCATGAGAAGTTACCCTTTGCTTTGCATGCTTATCGCACAACAATCTGAACTTCAACCGGAGCTACGCCGTTCTCTTTGGTGTATGGGATGGAAGCAGTTTTACCAATTGAAGTAGAAATCCCTTCCCTAAGGGTCCTTAAAGAAGTACAGTTGGAAGAAGCCGAATTGGTTAACGCTCGTTATGAGCaattgaatctcataaaagaaaaaaggttgacGACACTTTGCCATGGGCAGTTATATCAAAAGAGAATGATGAGGGCGTATGGCAAGAAGGTACATCCTCGTCAGTTCCAAGAGGGAGAGTTAgtattgaaaagaattctTCCGAACCAGCAAGATCTTCTGGGAAATGGACGCCGAATTGGGAAAGACCATTTGTGGTGAAGAAAGCTTTTTCAGGAGGAGCACTGATTTTGGCAGAGATGAACGGAAGGGAGTTTTGCAACCTAGTGAATGCTGATGCtgtcaagaaatattttgcataaaaaaaaggagaaaaaatgaattaaaaaaaaagaaagaaaaattttcaagttgaaaacctGAAAAGGCTGCTTGAATATGGGAGATGTGTTTAGGGTGAAAACCCGAAAGGGTGATCTAGACACGAAGAAGGTCCAAATACTACAAGGGCTTAACACAgaaagggtgaaaatcatgatCCAAGATGTTCAGACAAAAGACAAGGGAGTTGACATTTGTGTTTGCTTTGAGATAAAATTTCGAGGCTACCATCAATATTTATCGGAACAGTCATTAAGAAAGAACTGTATCCATTTTGTATTACTTAGTTTTCCCTTGTTCCTTGCCATTATGCTTGATTGTAGAAACTTCCCtttttctaatgaaaaatAGCCTTTTTTCTCTCAATATTGTCATCATTTCCATTCTGCCAAAAGAGGAGATATGAGTACATTGTATTGCATTTgtcataaaattggaatgatatttaataaagagcatgataaagtaaagaaatgtttatagtattttgaaaaaggatCATAATTGACGGGGAATGAAATGGTGTTtcgtaatataaaaaaagaaagagaaaagactaagaaaagagataaagaaatggaaatagCAACAGAATGGAGAACAGTaaaaatgtgaagaatgaTTGGACCATGCATAtgatagagaaagaaaacaattgTGAGCAATGAATTGGGGAAGATGAGAGATCGGAAGCGTGATCGGTTCATCCCCCATTGATCAAAGAGAAGGCTCTAAAAcacccaaaaaaagaaaaaaaaaactgatgaAGATGATTAGGATATTTAAATTGCCATgttcaaagttttaaaacaACTGAAAAAGAGGTAAATTCATCTTTAAAGTTGTAGAGCCTCAGATGAggaattgatttatttttcaccacatcaaaaaagaaaaaaggtttcATTACCTTAGTTTTAAGGAGttcattttcaaaagtttCATTGCCTCaactttgaggagttcattttaaaaatttcgttgcctcagctttgaggagttcatttttaaaagtctcGTTGCCTCAATTTTAAGGAGtttattcttaaaaatttcattgcctcagctttgaggagttcatttttaaaagttcgttgcctcagttttgaggagttcatttttaaaggtCTCATTGCCAAATTTTTGAGGAGTTTATTTTAGaagtttcgttgcctcaactttgagattttttttaaaagttttgttGTCTTAgatttgaggagttcattttaaaagtcttgttgcctcagctttgaggagttcatttttaaaagttttgttgcctcagctttgaggagttcatttttaaagtttcgttgcctcaattttgaggagttcattaaaaaaaaaacaaaaacaaaacaaaaaaaaaacaaacaaaaagaacaaaacaaaacaaaaaaagaaaaaaaacaaaaaaaaaactaaacttggtaagagaattaaagaattagtCAAATACAGTGTCTATGTCTTTATACTATTTCGAATTTCGAAATGCACAAAGAAGGGCAGCTGTAGACActgcaaaaaaagaaaaaatcttaattaattaaaagtaaatgaaaaataaacaaaaaagagaaacaaaaaagagagaaaaggggaGAGGGGTAGACTGGCAGGGTGCAgacgcaccctgccaggcacCTCCCTCACCCTACCAGATGCAAAAAATTCACGTCTGGCGGGGTAGTGGAGGCACTACACTCGGCCAAAAAAGTCGAGTGTATAAAGCCCCACTATAGCACTCATCCGGGAGGGAGCCACCTTGTAAACCAAAAAACCCTAGAAAAATCCCTAAGCAACATACAATAgatcaaacataaaaaatcctAGTCCAGCAGCCACAATAACCCATAAATTCTCGAtcaaaaatatagaaaaataaaaaaaatacacaatGGGTGAAAGATAAGTGCTGTGTTCTTTTTATTTGCTTTGGgatttgttttagttttttgttttagggaggattttgattttttttggagGGGTTTTTTGGGTAGCCGGCATTGATAGGATTTGGGCCTTGCTGCCGCCGGTTTAGGGGTATAGGATTTGGGTCTTTTGATCACCGGTGAGCGAAGCAAGGATGTTTGGGAGTTGCATCGACTGCCAATGAACGAACCAAGGTGGTAGGAGAAGGGAGAGGAAGGCGTCGGGAAAGGGAGAGCCGACTGCTAGGGAGCGACTCTAGCGGCCATCGAGCAAGGAGGTAGGAGAGAGAGAAGGCCGGTCGGGTAGTTGGTAGCATTGCCGGTTTTGGGTGGTGGCCGATCAGAAGGGAAGCTTTTAAGAGAGAGGGTAGAGAGTttggttttagagagagaagttgaagggagaaaatgaagaaagggtGAGAAAAAAGCCTTTTTATACTTAGGGTTAAGGCATCAAAACGGCGTAGTTTTGGGTATTTGGAGGTTTCTGGGCAAGAGACTGGAAAACGGGCCAACTGAAGCAGGCTATCCGAGTTGGGCTATTGTCAGCCCATTGAAGGTATATTCCTTACTTTCTCTAATGTTAACTTTGTGGTATTGTGGTGGATTTATTATTTAGATAGGAGAATAATTAATTGAgcttaactaaaataaaagacataatataaaaaattttaaaatgacaaaggaaaaCGTATAAAAGAAGtagaaatataaaagaaagataaggATGAAAATAAAGTGTTTagcaatatatatacatatgcaaaaaaagaaaaaagaaaaataaaaaaaatgaatgaatgaatgaatatatttgattatgtcATAAATTAGATAGGATAGGTTATTAATGCTTAAATAAGCccaaaatatataagaaaataaatgaacatttaatcaaaaactaataatataataaatagatTTAGAGGGATATTGAACATGGAAAAGTAAGTATTTAGTATTaggaataaatttatttaaatggatAATCTACACATAAAGGAATAACGAGAACGAGAGCACAGAGAagaattattcaattttaaataagaCAAGTAAACgataccgatgatgggatggttgATCAGGACGCGAGAAGTCGCAATCTCGGGCCCACATTCCCTAGGTACGAAATTCGAATCAAGGCTCCACTAGTACGATAGGAGGGCCTCGATTTCAAGATcctgaaatttttaataaataaaaaatttgattatacaaaagttattcaataaaaataataaataaataaccatagataaaaaaagaataaaaataattcaaatatataataatataataaatttgtaaaaatgcaatatacatgacattaaataaatagacaaataaataaaaaaccc is drawn from Theobroma cacao cultivar B97-61/B2 chromosome 4, Criollo_cocoa_genome_V2, whole genome shotgun sequence and contains these coding sequences:
- the LOC108661550 gene encoding uncharacterized protein LOC108661550, yielding MAGRPLFLYLTVNEGSMGCVLRQHDETSKKERAVYYLSKKFTEYESKYSSLEKMCCALAWTAHLLKQYMIYHTTWLITKLDPIKYVFEKPSLSGRVVRWQVLLSEYDIVYVSQKAIKGSAIVDFLAKRVEEDYEPMEFEFLDEDLMSICLTSEEESEKENWNMFFDGASNALGHGIGVVLVSPEEGHYPIIAKLNFYCTNNVAEYEACVMGLQVVIERKIHIMKVFGDSALVIYQLRGEWETRHSNVEEEVDEKPWYHDIVHYLKFQQYPEQSLENDKKTIRRLAMNFFLDGDILYKRSRDQVFLRCVESIEARRIVEEVHEEICGAHASGYMLARQVMRAGYYWLTLEMDCIDFALKCHKCQIYKDKIHTLANSQNVLTSPWPFSM